Proteins encoded in a region of the Candidatus Eisenbacteria bacterium genome:
- a CDS encoding HAMP domain-containing sensor histidine kinase produces the protein MPQPQARVSGASGARGGPEWHARLAAALLSTTDSHAALASVCEAIGTLVRCDRVQIWRGDVRQLAMHAQIAVGYDAIDLGRLLALRVPIAGMPLAPDFLERKYLPISYARDLGDYGDFLFSDFGIQAAAFVLLERGDRVLGALQLSWTGTPEPRFPERVLVDVVRDYAALAVDIHARTGEAQQTAHTLSETAMLLASIHDPDELLETLARKITDAVGCDFGAVYLLDPKAERMRFAAGVGPTPALQVMRALEGRVDRFEKLLARSDDDVLEFADVAALPSLVRYGLAPHVSSYVNVPLRRGTALVGSLTLGYCERTGRFARRQLALAKGLAHPAVVALETARLVRSLEEASRVKSDFVAAVSHDLRTPIHILVGYAEMLLDGVVGELTHGQSDLVTRIRDRALQFRDLVDGILSVARIEGQRQGQGAAPVDLHWLCAELARELDDRRPFDVTLEWSAPPIRVAVDGPKVRMILRNLVSNALKFTKRGRVAFTIETDGASLCLRVSDTGPGIAPEDRGGIFEMFQQGDAGKRAGGSGLGLGLYLVRRLADVLGGSVRLVDAEPGRTVFEVLIPIVSTPAPAA, from the coding sequence ATGCCGCAGCCGCAGGCACGAGTGTCGGGAGCGTCCGGGGCCAGAGGGGGCCCCGAATGGCATGCCCGGCTGGCCGCGGCCCTGCTCTCCACCACCGATTCGCACGCTGCGCTCGCCTCCGTCTGCGAGGCGATCGGCACCCTCGTCCGCTGCGATCGCGTCCAGATCTGGCGTGGCGACGTCCGCCAGCTCGCGATGCACGCACAGATCGCCGTCGGCTACGACGCGATCGATCTGGGGCGCCTGCTCGCGCTGCGCGTGCCGATCGCCGGCATGCCGCTCGCGCCGGACTTCCTGGAGCGGAAGTACCTTCCGATCAGCTACGCGCGCGACCTCGGCGACTACGGCGATTTCCTGTTCTCGGACTTCGGCATCCAGGCAGCGGCCTTCGTGCTGCTCGAGCGCGGCGACCGTGTGCTCGGCGCGCTCCAGCTTTCCTGGACCGGCACGCCGGAGCCCCGCTTCCCCGAGCGGGTGCTCGTCGACGTCGTGCGCGACTACGCCGCGCTCGCCGTCGACATCCATGCCCGCACCGGTGAAGCGCAACAGACCGCACACACGCTGTCCGAGACGGCGATGCTCCTGGCGAGCATCCACGATCCCGACGAGCTGCTCGAAACCCTGGCGCGCAAGATCACCGACGCGGTCGGCTGCGACTTCGGCGCCGTCTACCTCCTCGACCCGAAGGCCGAGCGGATGCGCTTCGCCGCGGGAGTCGGTCCCACCCCCGCGCTCCAGGTCATGCGCGCGCTCGAGGGACGCGTGGATCGCTTCGAGAAGCTCCTGGCGAGGAGCGACGACGACGTGCTCGAGTTCGCGGACGTCGCCGCGCTCCCGTCGCTGGTGCGGTACGGCCTCGCCCCGCACGTGTCCTCGTACGTGAACGTCCCGCTGCGCCGGGGCACCGCGCTCGTCGGGTCGCTGACCCTCGGCTACTGCGAGCGGACCGGTCGGTTCGCGCGGCGCCAGCTCGCGCTGGCCAAGGGCCTCGCCCACCCCGCCGTCGTCGCGCTCGAGACCGCGCGGCTCGTGCGCTCGCTGGAGGAAGCGAGCCGCGTGAAGAGCGACTTCGTCGCGGCCGTCTCGCACGACCTGCGCACGCCCATCCACATCCTGGTCGGCTATGCCGAGATGCTGCTCGACGGTGTCGTCGGCGAGCTGACGCACGGCCAGTCCGACCTCGTGACCAGGATCCGCGATCGCGCGCTGCAGTTCCGCGATCTCGTCGACGGCATCCTCTCCGTGGCGCGCATCGAGGGGCAGCGCCAGGGCCAGGGGGCAGCGCCGGTCGACCTGCACTGGCTGTGCGCCGAGCTCGCCCGTGAGCTGGACGACCGCCGGCCATTCGACGTGACCCTCGAGTGGTCGGCGCCGCCGATCCGCGTCGCCGTCGACGGTCCCAAGGTGCGTATGATCCTTCGCAACCTCGTCTCGAACGCGCTCAAGTTCACGAAGCGAGGCCGGGTTGCCTTCACGATCGAGACCGATGGCGCGAGCCTCTGCCTGCGCGTGTCCGACACCGGGCCCGGTATCGCTCCGGAAGATCGCGGCGGCATCTTCGAGATGTTCCAGCAGGGCGACGCCGGGAAGCGCGCCGGCGGCTCCGGGCTCGGGCTCGGGCTCTACCTGGTGCGACGCCTCGCCGACGTGCTCGGCGGCTCTGTCCGCCTGGTCGACGCGGAGCCCGGACGCACGGTCTTCGAGGTCCTGATCCCGATCGTGTCGACGCCGGCGCCGGCGGCTTGA